In the genome of Chiroxiphia lanceolata isolate bChiLan1 chromosome 29, bChiLan1.pri, whole genome shotgun sequence, one region contains:
- the TARS2 gene encoding threonine--tRNA ligase, mitochondrial isoform X2 — protein sequence MSARAGSRLLLAGAPRRHRVSGPDPERLRLFQRLRAAAAAERRDGPGDGDGDGAGGGTGGGRLPPGTPIRIALPGGHRLDGRALQTTPFQVAAQLGGGLAEAALVARVNGVLQDLDRPLEHDSDLELLDFSSPEGREAFWHSSACVLGAVAEQFFGGTLCSARATEDGFYCDVHMGDRTVQSTELPALEEACAAFARARHRFERLEATRQQLAELLKHNSFQLQQLEEEVTSPTATVYRCGPLLQLCRGPLLRHTGLIGALRILTSSAALWGGLGGRSLQRVAAVAFPTPEALERWERAQEEAALRDHRRIGREQELFFFHKFSPGSCFFLPRGAHVYNALVEFIRSEYQARGFSEVVTPNLFSPRLWELSGHWQHYSPHIFSVPAAPETLSLKPMNCPAHCLMFAHRPRSWRELPLRLADFGVLHRNEPPGTLTGLTRVRRFQQDDAHIFCTLEQLESEIDSSLDFIRTVYAVLGFSFRLALATRPEGFLGDPDTWDRAEQQLERSLRNFGQPWELSPGDGAFYGPKIDIRIRDALGRHHQCGTIQLDFQMPERFELEYASPSGGPARPVLIHRAVLGSVERMVAVLAESCGGKWPLWLSPLQAMVIPQTPEVEDYAREAVLRRGGLLADLDGDPGATLARKIRRAQLAHYNFQLVVGRRERERGTVSVRTRDNRQLGELELPRVLRRLRELRDGRVPDAEQRF from the exons ATGTCCGCGCGCGCCGGGTCGCGGCTGCTGCTCGCGGGAGCCCCGCGGCGACACCGG GTGTCCGGGCCGGACCCCGAGCGTCTCCGGCTCTTCCAGCGGctgcgggcggcggcggcggcggagcggcgggaCGGGcccggggatggggatggggatggggcgGGTGGCGGCACCGGGGGCGGCCGCCtccccccggggacccccatCCGCATCGCACTGCCCGGGGGGCACCGCCTGGACGGCCGAGCCCTGCAGACCACCCCCTTCCAGGTGGCCGCGCAGCTCGG GGGTGgcctggcagaggcagcactggTGGCCCGGGTGAACGGGGTCCTGCAGGACCTGGACCGGCCCCTGGAGCACGACAGTGACCTGGAGCTGCTCGACTTCTCCTCGCCGGAGGGGCGGGAG GCTTTCTGGCACTCCAGTGCCTGTGTCCTGGGGGCGGTGGCCGAGCAGTTTTTTGGGGGGACGCTCTGCAGCGCCCGGGCCACCGAGGACGGATTCTACTGCGACGTGCACATGGGGGACAG gacaGTGCAGAGCACGGAGCTGCCGGCGCTGGAGGAGGCCTGTGCCGCGTTCGCCCGCGCCCGGCACCGCTTCGAGCGCCTCGAGGCCACGCGCCAGCAGCTGGCTGAGCTCCTCAAG CACAACagcttccagctgcagcagctcgAGGAGGAGGTGACGTCCCCCACGGCCACGGTCTACAG GTGTGgccccctgctccagctctgccgTGGGCCCCTGCTCCGGCACACGGGGCTCATCGGAGCCCTGCGCATCCTCACG AGTTCGGCTGCGCTgtgggggggattggggggcCGGTCCCTCCAGCGCGTGGCCGCCGTCGCCTTCCCCACCCCCGAGGCCCTGGAGCGCTGGGAGCGGGCCCAGGAGGAGGCGGCTCTGCGGGACCACCGGCGGATCGGGAGG gagcaggagctctTCTTCTTCCACAAGTTCAGCCCCGGCAGCTGCTTCTTCCTGCCCCGCGGCGCCCACGTCTACAACGCCCTGGTGGAGTTTATCCGG agcGAGTACCAGGCGAGGGGCTTCAGCGAGGTGGTGACCCCCAACCTGTTCAGCCCCCGGCTCTGGGAGCTCTCGGGGCACTGGCAGCACTACAGCCCCCACATCTTCTccgtccccgccgcccccgAGACCCTCTCCCTCAAACCCATGAACTGCCCGGCCCACTG CCTGATGTTCGCCCACCGGCCGCGCTCCTGGCGGGAGCTGCCCCTGCGCCTGGCGGATTTCGGGGTCCTGCACCGCAACGAGCCCCCCGGGACCCTCACGGGGCTCACGCGGGTCCGGCGCTTCCAGCAGGACGATGCCCACATTTTCTGCACCCTGGAGCag ctggagagCGAGATCGATTCCTCCCTGGATTTCATCCGGACCGTCTACGCCGTCCTGGGCTTCTCCTTCCGCCTGGCCCTGGCAACGCGTCCCGAGGGGTTCCTGGGGGACCCCGACACTTGGGATCGCGCTGAGCAG cagctggagcgGAGCCTGCGGAATTTCGGGCAGCCTTGGGAGCTGAGTCCGGGAGACGGCGCCTTTTATGGGCCCAAG ATCGATATCCGGATCCGGGATGCGCTGGGGAGGCACCATCAGTGTGGCACCATCCAACTGGATTTCCAGATGCCGGAGAGATTTGAGCTGGAATATGCCAG CCCGAGCGGGGGTCCGGCGCGGCCGGTGCTGATCCAtcgggctgtgctgggctccgTGGAGAGGatggtggctgtgctggccgAGAGCTGCGGGGGGAAATG GCCGCTCTGGCTGTCCCCACTGCAGGCCATGGTCATCCCACAGACCCCTGAGGTCGAGGACTATGCCCGGGAG GCAGTGCTGAGGAGGGGGGGCCTCCTGGCCGACCTGGACGGGGACCCCGGGGCCACCCTGGCCCGCAAGATCCGCCGGGCCCAGCTCGCCCACTACAACTTCCAGCTGG TGGTGGGtcggcgggagcgggagcgcgGCACCGTCAGCGTCCGGACCCGGGACAACCggcagctgggggagctggagctgccgcGGGTGCTGCGGCggctgcgggagctgcgggaCGGCCGCGTCCCCGACGCCGAGCAGCGCTTCTGA
- the ECM1 gene encoding extracellular matrix protein 1 — protein sequence MAAFGLLLLLSAAAAASGQVEQVLQESLDLGPTNIGQVLQQEEAPVVLPNILLGGGTTSRAVSGRPPTWGSALDGFPPAWPVASAVTRHCRDPPTVPPPPVLPPNAFSHLHRQAAALAALRPRMSDCCRYHAPLPCARRAWTDVLDGFCTDEFAVKTRQFHCCRRQGAARRRCFAQETPAPTWDPNTSWEPNTAWDLVTEPPFPPGEPTAANLGNICGLRELRPGPPGPDAPSGPRIELRVRLEREYGRCCRNESLSCAHSAWLKGMNRFCREESAVKTRQHWCCQRKGLRARGRCFAAAAPIPAYDRELHNVSLVRPGPALLRSLCGPTRLFTQRRPVPELFGAMTAACCPLAPEERGVCAREQLSQAIATLCATPEDAWRDPQGCCSWEEPERRRCFDNAYLDQVTLGAAVAPPPPGHDE from the exons ATGGCGGCCTtcggcctcctcctcctcctcagcgCCGCCG CGGCGGCCTCGGGGCAGGTCGAGCAGGTGCTACAGGAGAGCCTGGACCTGGGGCCCACCAACATCGGGCAAG tgctgcagcaggaggaggccCCCGTGGTGCTCCCCAACATCCTGTTAGGGGGGGGCACCACGTCTCGGGCCGTCTCGGGCCGCCCCCCGACCTGGGGCAGCGCCCTGGACGGGTTCCCCCCGGCCTGGCCCGTGGCCTCCGCCGTGACCCGGCACTGCCGCGACCCCCCCACGGTGCCCCCGCCCCCGGTGTTGCCCCCCAACGCCTTCTCCCACCTGCACCGTCAGGCGGCCGCGCTGGCCGCGCTGCGGCCCCGCATGAGCGACTGCTGCCGGTACCACGCGCCGCTGCCCTGCGCCCGCCGCGCC TGGACGGACGTGCTGGACGGGTTCTGCACCGATGAGTTCGCGGTGAAGACGCGGCAGTTCCACTGCTGCCGCCGGCAAGGGGCCGCGCGGCGCCGCTGCTTCGCCCAGGAGACCCCGGCCCCCACCTGGGACCCCAACACCTCCTGGGAGCCCAACACCGCCTGGGACCTGGTCACCGAGCCCCCCTTCCCGCCCGGGGAGCCCACGGCCGCCAACTTGGGCAACATCTGCGGGCTGCGGGAGCTgcgccccggcccccccgggccCGACGCCCCCTCCGGGCCCCGCATCGAGCTGCGGGTCCGCCTGGAGCGAGAGTACGGGCGGTGCTGCCGCAACGAGAGCCTGAGCTGCGCCCACAGCGCC TGGCTGAAGGGGATGAATCGGTTCTGCCGGGAGGAGTCGGCGGTGAAGACGAGGCAGCACTGGTGCTGCCAGCGCAAGGGTCTCCGGGCCCGGGGCCGCTGcttcgccgccgccgcccccaTCCCCGCCTACGACCGGGAGCTGCACAACGTGAGCCTGgtccggcccggccccgccctGCTGCGCTCGCTCTGCGGCCCCACCCGCCTCTTCACGCAGAG GCGGCCCGTGCCGGAGCTTTTTGGGGCCATGACGGCCGCGTGTTGCCCCCTCGCCCCCGAGGAGCGCGGGGTCTGCGCCCGGGAGCAG ctgtcccaggcCATCGCCACGCTCTGTGCCACCCCCGAGGACGCCTGGCGGgacccccagggctgctgctcgTGGGAGGAGCCCGAGCGGCGCCGCTGCTTCGACAACGCCTACCTGGACCAGGTGACCCTGGGAGCCGCCGtggcccccccaccccccggcCACGACGAGTga
- the TARS2 gene encoding threonine--tRNA ligase, mitochondrial isoform X1, which translates to MSARAGSRLLLAGAPRRHRVSGPDPERLRLFQRLRAAAAAERRDGPGDGDGDGAGGGTGGGRLPPGTPIRIALPGGHRLDGRALQTTPFQVAAQLGGGLAEAALVARVNGVLQDLDRPLEHDSDLELLDFSSPEGREAFWHSSACVLGAVAEQFFGGTLCSARATEDGFYCDVHMGDRTVQSTELPALEEACAAFARARHRFERLEATRQQLAELLKHNSFQLQQLEEEVTSPTATVYRCGPLLQLCRGPLLRHTGLIGALRILTSSAALWGGLGGRSLQRVAAVAFPTPEALERWERAQEEAALRDHRRIGREQELFFFHKFSPGSCFFLPRGAHVYNALVEFIRSEYQARGFSEVVTPNLFSPRLWELSGHWQHYSPHIFSVPAAPETLSLKPMNCPAHCLMFAHRPRSWRELPLRLADFGVLHRNEPPGTLTGLTRVRRFQQDDAHIFCTLEQLESEIDSSLDFIRTVYAVLGFSFRLALATRPEGFLGDPDTWDRAEQQLERSLRNFGQPWELSPGDGAFYGPKIDIRIRDALGRHHQCGTIQLDFQMPERFELEYASPSGGPARPVLIHRAVLGSVERMVAVLAESCGGKWPLWLSPLQAMVIPQTPEVEDYAREVQAVLRRGGLLADLDGDPGATLARKIRRAQLAHYNFQLVVGRRERERGTVSVRTRDNRQLGELELPRVLRRLRELRDGRVPDAEQRF; encoded by the exons ATGTCCGCGCGCGCCGGGTCGCGGCTGCTGCTCGCGGGAGCCCCGCGGCGACACCGG GTGTCCGGGCCGGACCCCGAGCGTCTCCGGCTCTTCCAGCGGctgcgggcggcggcggcggcggagcggcgggaCGGGcccggggatggggatggggatggggcgGGTGGCGGCACCGGGGGCGGCCGCCtccccccggggacccccatCCGCATCGCACTGCCCGGGGGGCACCGCCTGGACGGCCGAGCCCTGCAGACCACCCCCTTCCAGGTGGCCGCGCAGCTCGG GGGTGgcctggcagaggcagcactggTGGCCCGGGTGAACGGGGTCCTGCAGGACCTGGACCGGCCCCTGGAGCACGACAGTGACCTGGAGCTGCTCGACTTCTCCTCGCCGGAGGGGCGGGAG GCTTTCTGGCACTCCAGTGCCTGTGTCCTGGGGGCGGTGGCCGAGCAGTTTTTTGGGGGGACGCTCTGCAGCGCCCGGGCCACCGAGGACGGATTCTACTGCGACGTGCACATGGGGGACAG gacaGTGCAGAGCACGGAGCTGCCGGCGCTGGAGGAGGCCTGTGCCGCGTTCGCCCGCGCCCGGCACCGCTTCGAGCGCCTCGAGGCCACGCGCCAGCAGCTGGCTGAGCTCCTCAAG CACAACagcttccagctgcagcagctcgAGGAGGAGGTGACGTCCCCCACGGCCACGGTCTACAG GTGTGgccccctgctccagctctgccgTGGGCCCCTGCTCCGGCACACGGGGCTCATCGGAGCCCTGCGCATCCTCACG AGTTCGGCTGCGCTgtgggggggattggggggcCGGTCCCTCCAGCGCGTGGCCGCCGTCGCCTTCCCCACCCCCGAGGCCCTGGAGCGCTGGGAGCGGGCCCAGGAGGAGGCGGCTCTGCGGGACCACCGGCGGATCGGGAGG gagcaggagctctTCTTCTTCCACAAGTTCAGCCCCGGCAGCTGCTTCTTCCTGCCCCGCGGCGCCCACGTCTACAACGCCCTGGTGGAGTTTATCCGG agcGAGTACCAGGCGAGGGGCTTCAGCGAGGTGGTGACCCCCAACCTGTTCAGCCCCCGGCTCTGGGAGCTCTCGGGGCACTGGCAGCACTACAGCCCCCACATCTTCTccgtccccgccgcccccgAGACCCTCTCCCTCAAACCCATGAACTGCCCGGCCCACTG CCTGATGTTCGCCCACCGGCCGCGCTCCTGGCGGGAGCTGCCCCTGCGCCTGGCGGATTTCGGGGTCCTGCACCGCAACGAGCCCCCCGGGACCCTCACGGGGCTCACGCGGGTCCGGCGCTTCCAGCAGGACGATGCCCACATTTTCTGCACCCTGGAGCag ctggagagCGAGATCGATTCCTCCCTGGATTTCATCCGGACCGTCTACGCCGTCCTGGGCTTCTCCTTCCGCCTGGCCCTGGCAACGCGTCCCGAGGGGTTCCTGGGGGACCCCGACACTTGGGATCGCGCTGAGCAG cagctggagcgGAGCCTGCGGAATTTCGGGCAGCCTTGGGAGCTGAGTCCGGGAGACGGCGCCTTTTATGGGCCCAAG ATCGATATCCGGATCCGGGATGCGCTGGGGAGGCACCATCAGTGTGGCACCATCCAACTGGATTTCCAGATGCCGGAGAGATTTGAGCTGGAATATGCCAG CCCGAGCGGGGGTCCGGCGCGGCCGGTGCTGATCCAtcgggctgtgctgggctccgTGGAGAGGatggtggctgtgctggccgAGAGCTGCGGGGGGAAATG GCCGCTCTGGCTGTCCCCACTGCAGGCCATGGTCATCCCACAGACCCCTGAGGTCGAGGACTATGCCCGGGAG GTACAGGCAGTGCTGAGGAGGGGGGGCCTCCTGGCCGACCTGGACGGGGACCCCGGGGCCACCCTGGCCCGCAAGATCCGCCGGGCCCAGCTCGCCCACTACAACTTCCAGCTGG TGGTGGGtcggcgggagcgggagcgcgGCACCGTCAGCGTCCGGACCCGGGACAACCggcagctgggggagctggagctgccgcGGGTGCTGCGGCggctgcgggagctgcgggaCGGCCGCGTCCCCGACGCCGAGCAGCGCTTCTGA